In the genome of Vicia villosa cultivar HV-30 ecotype Madison, WI linkage group LG7, Vvil1.0, whole genome shotgun sequence, one region contains:
- the LOC131618648 gene encoding uncharacterized protein LOC131618648 has translation MTYQQCYNSIRHITAKLILTEPQLQNLTLIQIEELLQANRRTLREFKPIPYPDTYILQQLGNRLIYDECNYDVASMKFEFQNLYAALTDEQRAIYEKIMHVVVSQNPAVFFLHGYGDMLRQTKLIIWDEAPMAHKYAIESLDRTLKDVMSADKNSKDVFGGKVVVFCGDFRQILLVIPRGSRSNIVHCAINASYIWHSVEVLTLKKNMRLRSGTTHTENNELAQFSDWLLRIGEGRISEPNDDIAEIEIPPDILITEFDDPIEAIVNSTYLDFINNFQSNEYLKSRAILASTLDTVDQINDHILNLMPVVDILTPEFLSSLRTSGLPNHHLKLKVGTPIMLMRNIDQSEGLCNGTRLCITKLATDVLEALIMGGKGSGNLVYIPRMDMSPSQSPWPFKLNRRQFPVMVSYSTTINKSQGQSLDNVSLYLPRDVFTHGQIYVTLS, from the exons ATGACTTATCAACAATGTTATAACTCAATTCGTCATATCACTGCAAAATTAATCCTCACAGAACCACAGTTGCAAAATCTGACTTTGATACAAATTGAGGAACTCCTTCAAGCAAATAGAAGGACACTTAGGGAATTTAAACCTATTCCGTATCCTGATACCTACATTCTTCAACAATTGGGCAATAGACTGATATATGATGAGTGTAATTATGATGTTGCATCAatgaaattcgaatttcaaaatctTTATGCTGCTCTTACAG ATGAGCAAAGAGCTATTTATGAAAAAATTATGCATGTTGTGGTGTCTCAGAATCCAGCCGTGTTCTTCCTTCATGGATATGGAG ACATGCTACGACAGACTAAGCTTATAATTTGGGATGAAGCACCAATGGCACATAAGTATGCAATAGAATCACTTGACAGAACTTTGAAAGATGTTATGAGTGCAGACAAGAATTCAAAAGATGTCTTTGGTGGAAAGGTGGTTGTTTTTTGTGGTGATTTCAGACAGATTTTACTTGTCATTCCCAGAGGTAGTCGTTCCAATATTGTACACTGTGCCATAAATGCATCTTACATATGGCACTCAGTTGAGGTCTTAACATTGAAAAAAAATATGCGACTTCGGTCTGGAACAACACATACTGAAAATAACGAATTAGCACAGTTTTCAGATTGGCTCTTGAGGATAGGAGAGGGCAGAATATCTGAGCCTAATGACGACATCGCCGAAATAGAAATACCACCAGATATTTTGATAACAGAATTCGATGATCCCATTGAGGCGATTGTCAATAGCACCTACCttgatttcatcaataatttTCAATCGAATGAATACCTTAAAAGTCGGGCAATCCTGGCATCTACACTTGATACTGTTGATCAAATCAACGACCATATACTTAACTTAATGCCAG TGGTTGATATCCTCACACCAGAGTTTCTAAGTTCACTACGCACATCAGGTTTGCCTAACCATCACTTAAAACTAAAGGTCGGTACACCTATAATGCTCATGAGAAATATAGATCAATCTGAAGGTTTGTGTAACGGCACAAGGCTATGCATAACAAAACTGGCAACCGATGTTCTCGAAGCTTTAATAATGGGTGGAAAAGGTTCTGGAAATTTGGTTTACATACCGCGAATGGACATGTCACCATCCCAATCACCATGGCCATTCAAACTGAACAGAAGACAATTCCCTGTTATGGTTTCCTATTCCACGACAATTAACAAATCCCAGGGACAGTCACTGGATAATGTCAGTTTGTATTTACCAAGAGATGTTTTTACCCACGGCCAAATTTATGTCACATTGTCATGA
- the LOC131618650 gene encoding uncharacterized protein LOC131618650: MARLVETISNINDGKELWKIAVRIHHRWNVVSNNKEHFEMIFVDKSGDDIHVVANVQAFKASGHKHIIKFTAGTSVGDKDKHDIPPKPIVFTSFSDIITGNFVKDVLLNVIGMVDSIGYAQTNSGAKKQQINMVLRDHINNMVNSTLWESYADQFTRFNKEMVDASLPTIVLLQYAKFKEEGKFPLSVTNTYNVTVLCVDPDFPLMKDFLDKMPKESIVTLSDQLGSNSYLSSHNSKNTQLSPMQKLLSKAVVLPIADIIQLRDITFCATVATTKLLVASPFGWYYRACHMCQSIARGDKAPFECEAGHETMAEIYRYKIEIEVAHGGNSCNFVFWNKECEILLGLSAAQLRDTMIKAGITDPLEFPLALDEKLNMEMAMKVKWHPHWKNCLVVMLIKNDPLSNNLRKIGETMSILIYMTMFNFLHIKESVDEAKTVALEDCEDIEITSEHKPDAVTPGGKRHFPGASTESTTLEGLCDGELSSNKLKKIIKLEKDD, from the exons ATGGCTAGGCTTGTGGAAACAATATCAAACATCAACGATGGAAAAGAGCTTTGGAAGATTGCTGTTAGGATTCACCACAGATGGAATGTTGTTTCGAATAACAAGGAACATTTCGAAATGATATTTGTAGACAAATCT GGTGATGATATTCAT GTAGTTGCGAATGTTCAGGCATTTAAGGCGTCAGGCCATAAACATATTATAAAGTTTACTGCTGGAACTTCTGTTGGCGATAAAGACAAGCATGACATACCGCCGAAGCCGATTGTTTTTACAAGTTTTTCAGACATCATAACAGGGAACTTTGTCAAAGATGTCCTGCTCA ACGTCATTGGAATGGTGGACAGTATTGGTTATGCACAGACTAATTCTGGTGCAAAGAAGCAACAAATAAATATGGTGTTGCGTGATCACAT CAACAACATGGTGAACTCTACTCTTTGGGAATCATATGCGGATCAGTTCACGAGGTTTAACAAAGAAATGGTTGATGCATCACTTCCTACAATTGTGTTGCTCCAGTATGCCAAATTCAAAGAAGAAG GAAAGTTTCCTCTGTCTGTAACAAACACCTATAATGTGACTGTTTTATGTGTTGATCCTGACTTCCCTCTCATGAAAGACTTTTTAGACAA AATGCCCAAAGAAAGCATAGTAACTTTATCTGATCAGCTTGGATCAAATTCCTATTTATCCTCGCATAATTCTAAAAATACTCAGCTTTCTCCCATGCAAAAATTGTTGTCGAAGGCTGTGGTTCTACCTATTGCTGACATTATTCAACTGAGGGAT ATTACATTTTGTGCTACTGTCGCTACCACAAAATTATTGGTCGCCTCTCCATTTGGATGGTACTATCGTGCCTGCCATATGTGTCAATCTATAGCACGGGGCGACAAAGCTCCCTTTGAGTGTGAGGCTGGTCATGAAACCATGGCTGAAATCTATAG GTATAAGATTGAGATTGAAGTTGCACATGGCGGTAACAGTTGCAATTTTGTCTTCTGGAACAAAGAATGTGAAATACTCTTGGGGTTATCTGCAGCTCAACTTCGTGACACTATGATCAAG GCCGGAATTACTGATCCGTTGGAGTTCCCATTAGCCCTTGATGAGAAGTTGAATATGGAAATGGCTATGAAGGTTAAGTGGCATCCACACTGGAAGAACTGTCTAGTCGTTATGCTTATAAAAAACGACCCTTTGTCCAACAACTTAAGGAAAATTGGGGAAACAATGAG TATATTAATCTATATGACTATGTTTAACTTTCTACATATTAAAGAGAGTGTTGATGAGGCCAAGACAGTTGCACTTGAAGACTGTGAA GACATTGAAATTACTTCTGAGCACAAACCGGATGCTGTCACCCCTGGTGGTAAGAGGCATTTTCCTGGTGCATCAACAGAGTCAACAACTTTGGAAGGATTATGCGATGGAGAACTGTCATCAAACAAGCTAAAGAAGATAATTAAACTGGAGAAGGATGATTAG
- the LOC131618651 gene encoding uncharacterized protein LOC131618651: MVETNEQTSHTNSSIARQSRRLRMKEKRDAQCTESDHSRNLVDKTDVSDARRKRRLILQNKKSSCGHPTSAPSPSTVSPVSIPNVEDRAHSIDARKKRRLILENRKFSVIQPETQYSQVPLSNSEDECSSSNTSDSEDDMEQAPLADSNLQWDQIWECTYCHAHMWLQERASKTKKGHVPTFHRYCRGGKIVVPLLEEAPPLLRHLLFNKTSTESKNYRNNIRSYNSMFSFTSPGMKFDTTYSKKGGPPTLRLHGQTCHRIGTLLPENGDRPQYAQLYIYDTDNEVTNRMKCFSDNTEIDENTVHNLKIMLDEFNIHAKVFRMARDVLEDNAFLDLKLRVICDRPEDGRMYNRPTVSEVAALIVGDIDSACNRDIIIQARNGGLQRIDEFHPAYLAYQYPLIFAYGEDGYRKNILHRYRHETEVTRQNRQSIKDWLSYRLQDRSEEAKTLLHSRRLFQQFLVDGYCMMESERLNWLRNNQSKLKVGKYNKLTDECNNDDGRQQQKRGKRVVLPSSFVGGKRYMDQLYFDGMAISSRLGFPDLFITFTCNPTWPEIIRALSETGLQPHDRPDIITKVFKIKFDELIADITKKHVLGKVLAFMYTIEFQKRGLPHAHILIFLHPQSKYPTPSDIDNIICAEIPDPAVHPRLYALVKSNMMHGPCGVARTTLTCMKNGKCSKYFPKKFNEETIVDAEGYPLYRRRSKTHVIEKNGITLDNRHVVPYNKRFLLKYNAHINMEWCNQSTSIKYLFKYISKGYDIITASVSTNNNEPVDEIKQYLDCRYISPCEACWRIYSFHIHGRRPAVERMFYHLVGEKAVYYTDHDRMENVLENASVTDSMFTGWLSANSKYTEAQSLTYGQFVSKFVYHKKEREWRPRKKGFTIGRLIWVPPTTGELFYLRMMLTVVKGPKSYEEIRKVGNTQYETFRDACFAMGFLEDDKEYIGALKEASEWGSGHFVRKLFVVMLLSGAVNRPAHVWKESWQLLSDGVLHAQRQLALNTELVLTDAELQHLTLIEIEKLLQENKRTLKDFKLIPYPDGYVLQQLGNRLIYDERNYNIAKTKTEFTNLFHGLTVMLLKKTNFMKDLNDNLDPDEQTTMYQKIMRAVESQNGALFFLHGYGGTGKTYMWRTLAATLRSKHDICLTVATSGIASLLLPGGRTAHSKFKIPVPTLDNSTCKIEYNDDVGDLLRQTKLIIWDEAPMAHKHTFEALDRTLRDVMSKYGNSKEMFGGKVVVFGGDFRQILPVVPRGSRSDIVHSAINASYIWNSVQVLTLTKNMRLQSGPTEDDKDEMRQFSEWLLRIGEGKVSEPNDGVTDFEIPPDLLITQFEDPIVAIVDATYPDLIHNFHSIQYLKGRAILASTLEIVEQINNHILDLIPGDMRDYYNSNTVDKSEINDDTVVNILTPEFLSSLRTFGLPTHHLKLKVGTPIMLMRNIDQSEGLCNGTRLIVTKLGTHVIEASIIAGNNCGNRVYIPRMDMSPSQSPWPFKLNRRQFPIIVSYAMTINKSQGQSLDTVGLYLPRDVFTHGQIYVALSRVTTK; this comes from the exons ATGGTAGAAACTAATGAACAAACCAGTCATACTAACTCTTCTATTGCTAGACAAAGTAGAAGACTTAGAATGAAGGAGAAGAGAGATGCCCAATGCACTGAATCAGATCATTCTCGAAACTTGGTAGATAAAACTGATGTAAGTGATGCAAGGAGGAAAAGAAGGTTGATATTGCAAAATAAGAAATCATCCTGTGGTCATCCTACCAGTGCCCCATCCCCAAGTACAGTCTCCCCAGTTTCTATTCCAAATGTAGAAGATAGAGCTCATTCAATTGATGCTCGCAAGAAAAGAAGGCTTATATTAGAGAATAGAAAGTTTTCTGTCATACAACCTGAAACACAGTATTCCCAAGTGCCACTGTCTAACTCCGAGGATGAATGCAGCTCATCCAATACTTCTGACTCTGAAGATGATATGGAACAAGCACCGTTAGCAGATTCAAATTTACAAT GGGATCAAATATGGGAATGTACATATTGTCATGCACACATGTGGCTTCAAGAACGTGCTAGTAAAACCAAAAAGGGACATGTTCCCACATTCCATCGCTATTGTCGCGGTGGTAAAATTGTTGTACCTTTACTTGAAGAGGCACCTCCACTGTTGAGACATCTGCTGTTTAACAAAACATCTACCGAGAGCAAAAATTATCGAAATAATattcgatcatacaactcaatgTTTTCGTTTACTTCTCCTGGAATGAAATTTGACACCACATATTCAAAGAAAGGAGGACCACCAACTTTGAGACTGCACGGTCAAACCTGTCATCGAATAGGTACTCTACTACCAGAAAATGGAGACCGTCCGCAATATGCTCAGCTATATATTTATGACACAGATAATGAAGTTACTAATAGAATGAAGTGTTTCAG TGACAATACTGAAATTGACGAGAACACTGTCCATAATTTGAAGATCATGTTAGATGAGTTCAATATTCATGCAAAAGTCTTTAGAATGGCGAGGGATGTCCTGGAAGATAATGCATTCTTAGACTTAAAACTGAGGGTTATATGTGATAGACCTGAGGATGGACGCATGTATAACAGACCAACGGTTTCAGAAGTTGCTGCACTAATTGTGGGAGACATTGATTCTGCTTGTAATAGGGACATTATTATTCAAGCACGCAACGGTGGTTTGCAACGTATTGATGAGTTTCATCCAGCATATTTGGCATATCAATACCCTCTCATATTTGCGTATGGTGAAGATGGTTATAGGAAAAATATATTGCATAGATATCGCCATGAAACTGAGGTTACCCGCCAAAATCGTCAGAGCATCAAGGACTGGCTTTCATACAGGTTACAAGACCGTAGCGAGGAGGCAAAAACTTTGCTACACTCACGGCGTCTATTTCAACAGTTCTTGGTCGATGGTTATTGTATGATGGAATCTGAAAGGCTGAACTGGTTGCGAAATaatcaatcaaaattaaaagTGGGAAAATATAACAAGTTGACAGATGAATGCAATAACGATGATGGCAGACAACAACAAAAGCGGGGAAAGCGAGTTGTCTTGCCTTCATCTTTTGTTGGGGGAAAAAGATATATGGATCAACTGTATTTTGACGGAATGGCAATTTCAAGTAGATTGGGTTTTCCAGACCTATTCATTACATTTACTTGCAATCCAACATGGCCAGAAATTATTCGTGCCTTGTCCGAAACTGGATTACAACCACACGATCGACCCGATATTATTACTAAagtcttcaaaatcaaatttgacGAACTCATTGCAGATATAACCAAAAAGCATGTTCTAGGGAAAGTTTTGGCCT TTATGTACACTATTGAATTTCAGAAGAGGGGATTGCCACACGCACATATTTTGATTTTCTTACATCCTCAGAGCAAATACCCCACACCATCTGACATTGACAACATCATCTGTGCTGAAATACCAGACCCTGCTGTTCATCCGAGGTTGTATGCGTTGGTTAAGTCTAACATGATGCACGGCCCATGTGGAGTGGCGCGCACGACATTAACCTGTATGAAAAATGGTAAATGCTCTAAATACTTCCCAAAGAAGTTTAATGAGGAAACTATTGTTGATGCAGAAGGTTATCCCCTTTATAGGAGAAGATCAAAAACCCACGTTATTGAAAAAAATGGTATCACATTGGACAACCGTCATGTGGTACCTTATAACAAAAGATTTCTCCTCAAATATAACGCACATATAAACATGGAATGGTGTAACCAGAGCACTTCAATcaaatatcttttcaaatacaTTAGCAAAGGCTATGACATAATAACAGCTTCGGTGTCAACCAACAACAATGAACCGGTTGATGAAATAAAACAATACTTAGATTGCAGATATATCTCACCATGTGAAGCATGCTGGAGAATTTACTCCTTTCACATACATGGTAGAAGACCGGCAGTTGAACGTATGTTTTATCACTTGGTAGGCGAAAAGGCTGTTTACTACACTGATCACGATCGAATGGAAAATGTATTGGAGAATGCAAGTGTTACTGATTCCATGTTTACTGGTTGGCTATCTGCGAACTCAAAGTATACTGAGGCACAGTCACTCACTTATGGTCAATTTGTATCTAAGTTTGTTTACCACAAAAAAGAAAGGGAGTGGAGGCCCCGCAAAAAGGGATTCACCATTGGAAGATTGATATGGGTTCCACCAACAACAGGTGAACTTTTTTACCTGCGGATGATGTTGACGGTAGTCAAGGGACCAAAAAGTTATGAAGAAATTCGCAAGGTCGGTAATACCCAGTATGAAACATTTAGAGATGCATGCTTTGCCATGGGATTTCTGGAAGATGACAAAGAATATATTGGTGCACTCAAAGAGGCCAGTGAATGGGGCTCTGGACATTTTGTCCGAAAACTATTTGTGGTGATGCTATTGTCAGGTGCTGTTAATCGCCCAGCACACGTTTGGAAGGAATCATGGCAGCTGTTATCTGATGGTGTCCTACATGCTCAAAGGCAATTGGCTTTAAATACAG AATTGGTTCTCACAGATGCCGAATTGCAACATTTGACCCTGATTGAAATAGAAAAGCTGCTTCAAGAAAATAAAAGGACACTAAAAGATTTCAAACTAATCCCTTATCCAGATGGATATGTTCTGCAACAATTAGGTAATAGACTGATATATGACGAACGCAATTATAACATTGCCAAAACAAAGACAGAATTCACAAATCTCTTTCATGGACTTACAG TTATGctattgaagaaaaccaattttaTGAAAGACCTTAATGATAACCTTGACCCAGATGAACAGACAACGATGTATCAAAAAATTATGCGCGCAGTTGAGTCTCAGAATGGTGCACTCTTCTTCCTACATGGTTACGGTGGAACCGGTAAGACATACATGTGGAGAACACTGGCGGCAACATTAAGGTCGAAGCATGATATATGTCTAACAGTCGCAACCAGTGGTATAGCGTCATTATTGTTGCCAGGAGGTCGAACTGCACATTCAAAATTTAAGATACCAGTGCCAACGCTCGATAATTCTACTTGCAAAATTGAGTACAATGATGATGTGGGAGACCTGCTTAGACAAACTAAACTAATTATTTGGGATGAGGCTCCAATGGCACACAAGCATACGTTTGAGGCACTTGATAGAACGCTCAGAGACGTAATGTCTAAATACGGTAACTCAAAGGAGATGTTTGGTGGAAAAGTTGTTGTGTTTGGAGGTGATTTCAGGCAGATTTTACCTGTTGTCCCTCGAGGAAGCCGTTCGGATATTGTACATTCTGCCATAAATGCGTCTTACATATGGAATTCTGTTCAAGTGTTAACATTAACCAAAAACATGCGGCTCCAATCTGGACCGACCGAAGATGATAAAGATGAAATGCGACAGTTTTCTGAATGGTTGTTAAGAATTGGCGAAGGAAAAGTATCTGAGCCCAATGACGGTGTTACAGATTTTGAAATTCCACCTGACCTGTTGATAACACAATTCGAAGACCCAATCGTCGCCATTGTTGATGCTACATATCCtgacttaattcacaattttcatTCAATCCAATACCTTAAGGGTCGAGCAATTCTGGCTTCAACATTAGAAATTGTGGAACAAATAAACAATCATATCCTTGACTTAATCCCAG GAGACATGCGGGATTACTACAACTCCAATACTGTTGATAAGTCCGAAATCAATGACGACACAGTGGTAAATATCCTAACTCCAGAATTTCTCAGTTCCCTCCGTACATTTGGTTTGCCTACCCATCATTTAAAGTTAAAGGTTGGAACACCAATTATGCTCATGAGGAATATTGATCAGTCAGAAGGACTATGTAATGGAACAAGGTTGATAGTAACAAAATTGGGGACACATGTTATTGAAGCTTCGATAATAGCTGGAAATAACTGTGGCAATCGGGTGTACATCCCACGAATGGATATGTCACCTTCCCAATCCCCATGGCCGTTCAagctcaacagaagacagttcccCATTATAGTGTCATATGCCATGACAATTAACAAATCCCAAGGACAGTCTTTGGATACTGTTGGTCTATACCTACCAAGGGATGTTTTTACACATGGACAAATATATGTTGCACTATCAAGAGTGACAACAAAATAA
- the LOC131618649 gene encoding uncharacterized protein LOC131618649 translates to MARKRRKIILDNRKRIRNLMPTEVDDTKNTNSKRRTSKNVVGISNNRVFLNDIMNHASTSTGERSSDFIRSDIPLDSHYRNNDGSNSDNNLNSPNSSEYDDHADPEPLQDPHLQEYYDIRDQSYECALCQSCMWYKEKVDRNRTTTVPRFHSCCRGGKIVLPFLDEPPKLLQHLLFDTTNSESKNYQNNIRTYNAMFSFTSPGMKFDTTYSKRGGPPNLRLHGQNCHRIGTLLLETGNDPQYAQLYIYDTDNEVENIMQCFKDNTRIARPIVNKLKLMLDEHNIHAKDLRMERDVLKTDSFTDLKLRLISDRHEDGRVYNRPTVSEVAALIVGDIDSNDKRDILIQRRNGGLQRIDEFHPTYLAYQYPLIFPYGEDGYNKNIMHKYRQETEVAKKNRQSIKDWLCFLLQQRRKKAKTLLYSRRLFQ, encoded by the exons ATGGCTAGAAAGCGGAGGAAGATAATCTTGGATAAcagaaaaagaataagaaatttAATGCCCACTGAAGTTGATGATActaaaaatacaaattcaaagCGCAGGACGTCAAAGAATGTGGTTGGGATTTCCAATAACAGGGTTTTTCTGAATGACATAATGAATCACGCATCCACCTCAACTGGTGAAAGGTCCAGTGATTTCATACGGTCTGATATTCCACTTGACTCACATTATCGCAACAATGATGGATCCAACTCGGACAATAATTTAAATTCGCCTAATAGTTCAGAATATGATGATCATGCAGATCCTGAACCTTTACAAGATCCCCATCTCCAAG AATATTATGATATTAGAGACCAAAGTTATGAATGTGCTCTCTGTCAATCATGTATGTGGTACAAAGAAAAAGTGGACAGAAATAGGACAACAACAGTTCCTCGATTCCATAGTTGCTGCCGTGGGGGAAAAATTGTTCTGCCATTCCTTGATGAACCTCCAAAACTGTTGCAACATCTTCTGTTTGATACAACAAATTCGGAGAGTAAAAACTACCAAAATAATATACGAACATACAACGCAATGTTCTCATTCACTTCCCCCGGAATGAAATTCGACACAACATACTCTAAAAGAGGAGGACCACCTAATTTGAGACTGCATGGGCAGAACTGTCATCGAATAGGGACGTTGTTGCTAGAAACTGGAAATGATCCACAATATGCTCAATTATACATCTACGATACTGATAATGAAGTTGAAAATATAATGCAATGTTTTAA GGACAACACACGCATCGCCCGACCAATTGTCAACAAACTGAAGTTAATGTTAGATGAGCACAACATCCATGCCAAGGATTTGAGAATGGAAAGGGATGTTTTAAAGACAGATTCTTTCACGGACTTAAAACTCAGGCTCATTTCTGATAGACATGAAGATGGTCGTGTTTATAACAGGCCTACCGTGTCAGAAGTTGCTGCACTCATTGTTGGTGACATTGATTCCAATGATAAAAGAGACATCTTAATTCAACGCCGTAATGGTGGTTTGCAACGAATTGATGAGTTTCATCCGACATATTTGGCATATCAATATCCTCTTATATTTCCTTATGGTGAAGATGGTTACAATAAAAACATAATGCACAAATATAGGCAGGAAACTGAAGTCGCTAAGAAAAATCGTCAGAGCATTAAGGATTGGCTTTGTTTCCTCTTACAACAACGGCGCAAAAAAGCAAAAACACTGCTTTACTCAAGACGTCTATTTCAGTAA